The Pyrenophora tritici-repentis strain M4 chromosome 10, whole genome shotgun sequence genome contains a region encoding:
- a CDS encoding Dimer-Tnp-hAT domain containing protein, with protein MEPSTPTSPSPSNIIRLDLTSLTPSPIPTSSPTPILSPTPIQYHESPDEFVQGGITYVKRAIIARKDFRQGTSHIWKYGLQYIRDSDKKEVYYCHECRVGKSKQEFFVINGTSRIRNHLEQKHQIDPQSGIKRKGSVRKSIIDQQKDGAASSTFFWKESVEKFKELLIRWIVYCHIAFFQLENQYFRELLLFLNPALLNHLPNAAKTIRSWVMNAFISKKQQLREDLHHSRSRISISFDLWTSPNPYAILGVVAMWIDTTGMRRVTALGMRRIYGEHTGENLGSVVLELLEEYDISGDQIGYFMLDNASANDTAVEFILKDLCPWMKSKQRRHRRLRCLGHVINLCCQAFLMGRNCEKYLAKLEKHHQRGDYTKVEELWKKFGCLGRLHNLVRYIRLTPQRREEFATVIIGGDLSQFDGLELIQNNSTRWNLWFYSITRALNVRERLELFSARYHWFELEKIELALKDFYAATLLSEGKKTSLADWFSTLDCLLREISETKDHYHDIHTEDDNNFTWKQEWVLQGDEEKKRWFENAQLAVKHLWETEYKGRYPVEMLPPPARKERDPDPAFDRQREHKRIRIDAPVSTTDLYEQYISTDRLHNEEAGCNEAIAYWLSRYDSQRDLARFALDMFAISPMSDECERLFSSAKLTIVDRRGRLKADIIEACECLRAWYGKPQAEGNSDIEDSENEDD; from the exons atggagccttcaacaccaacctcaccgtccccatcgaatattataagactagatttaacgtctcttactccatctcctatccccacgtcatcacccacccctatactatcacccactcctattcaatatcacgaatctccagatgagttcgtgcagggcggtatcacgtacgtgaaacgtgcaataattgcaaggaaggatttccgtcaaggtacatcacacatctggaagtacggactccaatacattcgagatagtgataagaaagaggtgtattactgccatgagtgcagggttgggaagagcaagcaagagttttttgtcatcaatggcacttctaggatccggaatcacctggaacagaagcaccagattgatccccagagtggcatcaagcgaaagggttctgtacggaagtctataatcgaccagcaaaaggatggggctgcttccagcacctttttctggaaggagtcagtagagaagtttaaagagcttctaattcgttggattgtgtactgccatatcgccttctttcaattagagaaccagtactttcgtgaactactcctctttttaaatccggcactactcaaccacctcccgaacgctgcgaagactatccgaagctgggtaatgaatgcattcatatcgaagaagcaacagcttagggaggacctacaccattcacggagtaggatctctatctcctttgatctctggacttcaccaaacccttacgctatcctaggcgtcgtcgctatgtggattgacactaccggcatgcgacgtgttaccgctttaggtatgcgacgtatatacggcgaacatactggagagaatcttggatcggtggtccttgaattgctggaagaatacgacattagcggagatcagattggatactttatgctagataatgcctcggcaaatgataccgctgttgagtttatactcaaggatctctgcccatggatgaagtcaaaacaacgtcgtcatcgccggctgcgttgcttgggccatgtcatcaacctctgttgccaggcgttccttatggggcgaaactgtgagaagtatcttgcgaagctggagaagcatcatcaacgtggcgactatacgaaggtggaagagctctggaagaagttcggatgtttgggtcgtcttcacaacctggtgcgatacatcaggcttactccacaacggcgtgaggagtttgctacagttattatcggcggagatctttcgcaattcgacgggcttgagcttatccagaacaactcgacccgctggaacttatggttttattcgattacacgtgcattaaatgttcgagaacgtttagagctcttctcggctcgttAT cactggtttgagcttgaaaagattgaactcgctctcaaagacttctatgctgcaactttgctttctgaaggtaagaagacgtcacttgcggactggttttcaactttggactgccttctccgggagataagcgagacgaaggatcactaccacgacatccacactgaggacgataacaactttacatggaa gcaagagtgggttcttcagggcgacgaagagaagaagaggtggtttgaaaacgcacaattagcggtgaagcatctctgggagacagagtataagggaaggtaccctgtcgagatgctgccaccaccagctaggaaggagagagatcctgacccagcatttgatcgccagcgggaacataagcgcattcgaatagacgctccagtttctacaactgatttgtatgaacaatacatctctactgaccggcttcataacgaagaggcaggttgcaatgaggctattgcgtactggctatctcgctacgactcccaacgagatctcgctcgcttcgctctagacatgtttgcgatctcgcctatgtcggatgaatgcgaacgtctttttagtagcgcgaagcttactatcgtcgatcgccgtggtaggctgaaggcagatattatagaagcgtgcgagtgtctccgggcctggtatggaaagccccaagctgaggggaacagcgatatcgaggatagtgagaacgaagacgactag
- a CDS encoding Dimer-Tnp-hAT domain containing protein: protein MYHFSASDRRLRCACHILNLVGQTIMFGRDADAYNNALENTKMEDFYMKEWRKEGPLGVYLDIINYINPPKQWSIFEDCQREAVNSMPTGASGGTREPIKPCVTRWNSYYDCFKRGVQLQQAINAYATYHIRETEQADEQAAIRGNKLPDVPRWMRSDGLTAADWAVITEYMAILQPLKFATDRLQGRGKCGRFGALYEVIPVFESVITELDARLRPYESVNHEPSEAPENHIPINLRAARRKASNYFTKILQSPIYYAATALYPRYKTYSKRFWRNKPTQLSTAHAKFLRVWAAYKPAAAATTPTPAPKPTMSSFDDAIDAILDEDGEHTMEVEDEYDSWLKEPIWTSDQHKEGPTAVQYWLSLKPKYPHLSRLAIDVLTIPASSSDCERVFAGTGDIIEPQRRKIGAQLLAALVCLQRWTRAGFTTPSTTTAAKHTDEELTEEFAIGTWEEPPAELS, encoded by the coding sequence atgtaccacttttctgcctccgatcgccgcctccgctgcgcttgccacatacttaaccttgttggccaaacgattatgttcgggagggatgctgacgcgtataacaacgccctggagaacacaaagatggaggatttttacatgaaggagtggcggaaagaaggaccgcttggcgtgtatcttgatattatcaactacatcaacccgccgaagcagtggagcatttttgaagattgccaacgcgaggcagttaacagcatgcccacaggcgccagcggcggcactcgcgagccaattaagccgtgtgttacacgttggaacagctattacgactgctttaagcgcggagttcagctccaacaagctatcaacgcatacgccacgtaccacattcgcgagactgaacaggctgacgaacaggcagctattagaggaaacaagctgcctgatgtgccgcggtggatgaggtcagacggccttacggcggctgactgggcggtgattactgagtacatggcgatactgcagccgctcaagtttgctacagatcgcctccaaggccgcggcaagtgtggccgttttggcgcactctacgaggtcatcccagtatttgagagtgtgataactgagctggatgcacgccttcggccatacgaatcggtcaaccacgagccatctgaggcgcccgaaaatcacatcccgatcaacctgcgagccgcgaggcgaaaagcgagcaattactttactaagatcctccaaagtcccatttactacgcagctacggcactatatccacgatataaaacatactctaagcgcttctggcgcaacaaacctacacaattgagcaccgcgcacgcgaagtttctgcgggtttgggctgcctacaagcctgccgctgctgccacaacaccaacccctgcgccaaaacctaccatgagcagctttgacgacgctatcgacgctatactagatgaggacggcgagcatacaatggaggtggaggatgagtacgatagctggttaaaagagcctatatggacgtctgatcaacacaaggagggtccaacagctgtacagtactggttatcgttgaagccgaagtatccacatctttcacgattggcgatcgacgtgttgactatacccgcctccagctctgattgtgagcgcgtttttgcgggaactggcgatataattgagccacaaaggcggaaaattggcgcgcagttactggctgctttggtgtgcttgcaacggtggactcgtgcaggttttacaacaccaagcacgacaacagcagcaaagcatactgatgaggagctcacggaagagtttgcgataggaacgtgggaagagccgcctgcagaattgtcatag
- a CDS encoding Atrophin-1 domain containing protein: MPSIPAKRKPEAAEEADTPFKRAQRTRKPTLKALLGDGSQPTQPIELPESTPDPPTEPPTEVIEPPTRAIEPPCKPVQQPEERPRRASPLPILAASQASRLTDEPAWESQLMFDKPEDSIVQPLAFSSAATEASVEEDSAVSVDFRDFEGVDWSRLKGFVAPLSTPRGKASWIFQHGWRVWKEGTHHPDELYFVCKYCHIHKLPNGVHRVTKSTTAANGHLQLDKPGHRLSKDGPILSKPLRKHGQQSLRQAALSGVKFSLEAYKTIGNFDVQEFRQAAALWLVDNNRPLREFETPAFRKMIRLANPEAEAALWRSHNSVSAFVMRLYSWLRPQVVRALAEAESKVHISFDGWTTKGGKRGFFSVVAHYANSKGAIVDLPIALPQLVGAHTGEAIADAVTKIPAILQHQSQQTRLLCAR, from the coding sequence atgccctctataccagcaaaacgcaagcccgaggctgccgaagaagctgatactcccttcaagcgagcacaacgtacgcgcaaacctacgctcaaggcgctgttgggtgacggcagccagccaacccagccgatagagctgccagaaagtacgccggatccgcctacagagccgcctacagaagttatcgagccgcccacacgggctattgaaccgccatgtaagcctgtacaacaacccgaggagcgccctcggcgggcatcaccactgcctattttggctgcctcacaagcctctcggctcactgatgagccagcctgggagtcgcagttaatgtttgataagccagaggactctattgtacagcctttagctttctctagcgctgccactgaggcttcggtggaggaggatagcgctgtgagcgtcgattttcgcgactttgagggcgtcgattggtcgcgattaaaggggtttgtcgcgccgctgagcactccacgaggcaaggcaagctggatttttcaacacggctggcgtgtctggaaggagggtactcaccacccagatgagttgtactttgtgtgcaagtactgtcatattcataagctacctaatggtgtacaccgagtaacgaagtcaaccactgccgccaacgggcacctccagcttgataaacctggtcatcggctcagcaaagacggtccaatcctaagcaaacctctccgcaaacatggacaacaatcacttcgtcaggcagctctaagcggtgtcaaatttagtctagaggcgtacaagactataggaaacttcgacgtacaagaatttcggcaagcagctgcgctctggctggtcgacaacaacagaccactccgcgagtttgagacgccggcttttcgcaagatgatcaggcttgctaatcctgaggcagaggcggcgttatggaggtctcataacagcgtgtcagcgttcgtgatgaggttgtacagttggctacgacctcaggtggtgcgcgcgttggctgaagccgagagcaaggtacatataagcttcgatgggtggacgacaaaaggcggcaaacgtggcttcttttctgtagttgctcactacgccaacagtaagggcgcgatagttgacctacccatcgcgctgccgcagctggtgggtgcccacactggtgaggcgatagctgacgctgtaaccaaaatccctgcaatccttcagcatcaatcgcagcaaactcggctactttgtgctcgataa